One window of the Tubulanus polymorphus chromosome 11, tnTubPoly1.2, whole genome shotgun sequence genome contains the following:
- the LOC141912595 gene encoding uncharacterized protein LOC141912595, translated as MESMDPEKTTISAEPTEVTAAPPIEQNEPDKLESALAAIFEDNVTVYEAEASFGISKSVICDWIAGKSKLSEPVFTDEEEMAVVEIVANGQLTSQQIIQSAQTKATELSKIQTPGYRWYATFVNRWPELNLTRPKIRVVVDDDGVEQVVEGDDDSALVPSNVIAQALMESGIIEEGASTSGQVGMDAATADAQTAEEQTEQIYIVSEATPALPTETDAAATTAQQPPIEEIPVVESEIQESAENQGTATVENIEMTPVEAQQYIQLPDGTFQLPEGAIEVHGDQAVLVTDQQHESHVNMEGINIEDSVPIHVGPGTDLSQFEDGTVIVGEDNVTYIIRHEQVPAETEQTAGVEMPIVEMPMESTPGIVEPNESTVIMTTVDKDHNVSMEGIATNQSATGPVTNILTATDSDGVTKFVIKMDDTGNAEDNQSFALQQLADAVLENYPTTVISSPSSSKIESSRIAPTIVTPARTLSMSTTVSGAGAAVVVGKPNILKRDAMPPARVVASARVATVTRPAYKPVARMNKKGSGEPYVPEPIPCEDPQPTPGTHIYDPFTMAQERALVQKIVSRWNRLNITDRDVLNMGKDLAVEMNFDPESLPTWKWVDSFIDRWPEMIIIERVPKDRRYVRPPPPQPRDRSTPIMTPGVLAQKGRGRGRPTSAGGPQTSKKIFTMEEEKLLTNIIKAMREEGRVTMSDILRAAAELAKEFNRPAPSRDWYYQFVARWPEIGMPICKKFGLCDNRRKSQGGKTVAATKTDPKTMETVFVNVSNKLQIEPNQELLADISSDGSRKRKLEDPDLFSPDTPDYDGPPMKRGVGRPKGFTTKRMSPRAPSPSAAKRRCAWRDEQLVAAVNALMEGGRMKEVSLRFCIPQSTLFDYAHERKKCLFTPSQETQIVKLVSDKYKTQDKRLTVQKVCELASTVGETKFKIGPLWYKNFAKRNEEVKNYVEEDALASEEEAEKRKTKEENNFESGAEEEEDDDEDMEVPADEDADSDDNGEMDEDFQYTPRRNARGAGKRSIKPNRAYGDDFISALSTPIGRKNSKSSDDTPVKKQHAVKEEKGEKSATDADRSGSPSFWKRTTWTPSNMLKAMAAVEKHKMLRSEVSKKYGIPTSTLGDYLEGRSSRQKLHDAVNSSKKSGKKRDAKPKEEKKWKDADLQKAEDAVKFDSVPLKEAANKYSVPLSVLYERVSGKQLFSVAEEREVCRSIKELKEQLKRKVSIDEVLMFAQEFWEKLGKEEFKFDVYWLKPFIRRTKMENLVDLASTSVDDMESETEENEADDDDNEEAGVDDLEDEGTADESPKKSKTKPVGYTAVDIEDALKLVKKGTSVKQAAAKYGIPHDVLDDYNTGKIKRVFEFKEEKQIVHGLEDLHSECVTLTKQDVFLVAYKVADKLGKDVTLNREWYDTLIQGWPKLADIIEDEEDENDEFTMTEEDDLPSTPVKKTVKKEEADGDDDADKKDASATSHVGKGKLVDSKGKKVEPKSSAKKQQKEENSGDKKEADKDETKDVSLEGRNEKEVKDGGGDKEVKDSEESVVGDGKEGEDENKVVKVEETEEGNSEENVANEKETDSTAADADAAAAAAAAGANEKQDESMEVEEEFSNDEFLKSLPEPPPPEEEEEEEEETTTTIPMYYELPVPEAPVVARASWTNVDVAQALKLVDAGMTMKNAAAQFHIPLATLHDRHSQRLRAGLTKAEEVTIVKSIERLYQELKRKVSLAEVLYLSKELAAKFGKKDQLNIQWFTVFAKKYPQLKPLVRKDRSKEKTAESVQTKAAGETDEMSLSPSVRNLSGADRLTVAIDAVRSGQMNLGEAARYYGVARTSLQDGVGKSTHTPTTSHAAIKTLYKKIDDVFNKTEEEIFVKALGGISGLDRKLRYAEVCDIAQTLALALRRELTPPEKWLAGLLARWPEMKDIVDTDVLNVGFVATDCIPIQMIADSIAEDIRNYHRMVEEAKLELAATTSTMMGEKATAKKPALLRTAATSALKKGFTQKEEYEFVIALQELDQNDQLVTLNTVMTAALGLARSLKRDKTFINQKWLLDFAKRWPSIQEMVFKSQDKLQAQKKGNEDETVPQQQQQETAEMVSIPTTSSAGEQVTIIDASGNEVPVITTEQTIVEQQPQILHQVLENQEIPTTIVTSEQQIINLQPGDDGQQLVQQSADGNFADFEGMQVVMTTSGDAAMTSADGGDVTTQTIYVSADSLSMLGQDVDISQAITEGQMLSDGQILLTGQDADGNPIILTTSAAALEGAGEVAVKME; from the exons ATGGAATCAATGGATCCTGAAAAGACGACAATTTCTGCTGAACCGACTGAAGTCACAGCAGCGCCACCTATTGAACAAAACGAACCTGACAAATTAGAGAGTGCGTTGGCGGCCATATTCGAAGACAATGTCACGGTTTACGAGGCGGAGGCTTCATTCGGTATTTCGAAAAGCGTCATTTGCGATTGGATCGCCGGTAAATCGAAACTGTCGGAACCGGTTTTTACCGATGAGGAAGAAATGGCGGTGGTCGAAATCGTCGCGAACGGGCAATTAACGAGTCAACAGATAATACAGTCGGCTCAAACCAAGGCGACCGAGCTGTCAAAAATACAAACGCCCGGTTATCGGTGGTACGCCACGTTCGTCAATCGATGGCCCGAGTTGAATCTGACGAGACCGAAAATACGAgtcgtcgtcgacgacgaTGGAGTTGAGCAGGTCGTCGAGGGTGATGACGATTCGGCGCTCGTCCCGTCGAATGTAATCGCGCAAGCGTTGATGGAATCAGGAATCATAGAGGAGGGAGCGTCGACGAGCGGACAAGTCGGCATGGACGCTGCCACCGCAGATGCGCAAACAGCGGAAGAGCAAACGGAACAGATATATATAGTATCTGAGGCGACACCGGCGTTACCGACGGAAACGGATGCCGCGGCGACGACGGCTCAGCAACCACCCATCGAAGAGATTCCGGTCGTGGAATCGGAGATCCAGGAGAGTGCAGAGAATCAGGGGACGGCAACTGTGGAAAATATCGAGATGACGCCCGTCGAGGCGCAGCAGTATATACAGCTTCCCGACGGTACGTTCCAATTACCGGAGGGAGCCATCGAGGTACACGGCGACCAGGCGGTGTTAGTCACCGATCAGCAGCACGAATCTCACGTCAACATGGAGGGAATCAATATAGAAGATTCCGTTCCAATTCATGTCGGTCCCGGTACGGATTTATCGCAGTTCGAGGACGGCACGGTGATAGTGGGAGAGGACAACGTCACATATATCATCCGTCACGAGCAGGTGCCTGCGGAGACCGAACAGACTGCCGGAGTCGAGATGCCGATCGTTGAAATGCCAATGGAATCGACGCCAGGAATCGTCGAACCGAATGAATCGACGGTGATCATGACGACCGTAGATAAAGATCATAACGTCAGCATGGAGGGAATCGCTACGAATCAATCGGCAACGGGTCCCGTGACGAATATACTGACGGCTACGGACAGCGACGGGGTGACGAAATTCGTTATCAAAATGGACGACACCGGTAACGCCGAGGACAACCAGTCATTCGCGTTACAGCAACTCGCCGACGCTGTTCTCGAGAATTACCCGACGACGGTGATCAGCTCTCCGTCGTCGTCGAAGATCGAGTCGTCTCGAATCGCGCCAACGATCGTAACGCCGGCGCGCACGTTGAGCATGTCAACAACCGTCAGCGGGGCGGGCGCCGCGGTCGTCGTGGGTAAACCGAACATCCTGAAACGCGACGCGATGCCGCCGGCTCGCGTGGTCGCGTCGGCGCGCGTGGCGACCGTCACGCGTCCGGCGTATAAACCGGTTGCGCGTATGAACAAGAAGGGTTCCGGCGAGCCGTACGTGCCCGAACCGATACCGTGCGAAGACCCGCAGCCAACGCCCGGCACGCACATCTACGACCCGTTCACGATGGCGCAAGAACGCGCGCTCGTTCAGAAGATCGTGTCGCGTTGGAATCGTTTGAACATCACCGATCGCGACGTGTTGAACATGGGTAAAGATCTAGCGGTCGAGATGAACTTCGATCCGGAGAGTTTACCGACGTGGAAATGGGTCGATAGTTTCATCGATCGTTGGCCGGAAATGATAATCATCGAACGAGTGCCGAAAGATCGTCGATACGTGCGGCCGCCTCCGCCGCAACCTCGCGATCGCTCGACGCCGATAATGACGCCGGGCGTGCTGGCGCAGAAAGGTCGCGGGCGCGGTCGACCGACGTCAGCCGGCGGTCCGCAGACGAGCAAGAAGATATTCACCATGGAAGAGGAGAAACTGTTGACGAATATAATCAAAGCGATGCGCGAGGAAGGCCGCGTGACAATGAGCGATATTCTACGCGCCGCAGCCGAATTGGCGAAAGAGTTCAATCGACCGGCGCCGAGTCGCGATTGGTATTACCAGTTCGTCGCTCGCTGGCCAGAAATCGGTATGCCGATTTGTAAGAAATTCGGACTGTGCGACAATCGACGCAAATCGCAAGGGGGCAAAACGGTCGCCGCGACGAAAACCGACCCGAAAACTATGGAAACCGTGTTCGTGAACGTTTCGAATAAACTTCAAATCGAACCGAATCAGGAATTGTTGGCCGACATTTCGTCGGACGGCTCACGTAAACGTAAACTCGAAGATCCCGATCTGTTCTCGCCAGATACGCCCGATTACGACGGCCCACCGATGAAAAGGGGTGTCGGCCGACCGAAGGGTTTCACTACAAAGAGGATGTCGCCAAGAGCTCCATCTCCAT CGGCCGCTAAACGTCGATGCGCGTGGAGAGACGAACAGCTGGTCGCTGCGGTGAACGCGTTGATGGAAGGAGGACGAATGAAAGAGGTTTCGTTGCGTTTCTGTATCCCGCAATCGACGCTGTTCGATTACGCGCACGAACGCAAGAAATGTTTGTTCACGCCGAGTCAAGAAACGCAGATCGTGAAATTAGTGTCGGATAAATATAAAACGCAGGATAAGAGATTGACGGTTCAAAAG GTTTGCGAGCTGGCGTCCACAGTCGGCGAGACCAAGTTCAAAATCGGTCCGCTCTGGTATAAAAACTTCGCCAAACGAAACGAGGAGGTGAAAAACTACGTGGAAGAAGACGCGCTGGCGAGTGAGGAAGAGGCGGAGAAACGCAAGACGAAAGAGGAGAATAATTTTGAATCGGGCGCGGAAGAGGAAGAAGATGATGACGAAGATATGGAAGTTCCGGCTGATGAGGATG CTGATAGCGATGATAACGGAGAAATGGATGAAGACTTCCAGTACACTCCCAGACGTAACGCGCGCGGCGCCGGTAAGAGGAGTATCAAACCTAACAGGGCTTACGGCGACGATTTCATATCAGCTTTATCTACTCCTATCGGAC GAAAAAATTCGAAAAGCTCCGACGATACTCCCGTCAAAAAACAACATGCCGTCAAAGAGGAGAAAGGTGAAAAATCGGCGACTGATGCTGATCGAAGCGGTAGTCCCA gtttttggAAGCGCACGACGTGGACCCCGTCGAACATGTTGAAAGCGATGGCCGCCGTCGAGAAGCATAAAATGCTGCGGTCGGAGGTGTCGAAAAAATACGGCATCCCGACGTCGACGCTGGGAGATTACCTCGAGGGACGGTCGAGTCGGCAGAAACTTCACGACGCCGTGAACAGCTCGAAGAAATCCGGCAAAAAAAGAGATGCCAAACCGAAAG aagaaaagaaatggaAGGACGCCGATTTACAAAAGGCAGAAGACGCCGTGAAGTTCGATTCAGTACCGCTGAAAGAGGCAGCGAACAAATATTCAGTACCGCTGTCTGTACTTTATGAACGAGTTTCTGGAAAACAGTTGTTTAGTGTGGCTGAAGAGAGAGAA GTTTGCCGATCGATTAAAGAACTGAAAGAACAACTGAAACGCAAAGTCTCCATCGACGAAGTGCTCATGTTCGCGCAGGAATTCTGGGAAAAACTCGGCAAGGAGGAATTCAAATTCGACGTGTATTGGCTGAAGCCGTTCATACGACGTACGAAAATGGAGAACCTCGTCGATCTGGCCAGCACGAGCGTTGACGATATGGAATCGGAAACGGAGGAAAATGAAGCCGACGATGATGATAACGAGGAAGCGGGCGTCGACGATTTGGAGGACGAAGGAACCGCCGACGAATCGCCGAAGAAATCTAAAACTA AGCCTGTCGGTTATACGGCCGTCGATATCGAGGACGCTTTGAAACTCGTCAAGAAAGGAACGTCGGTGAAACAGGCCGCCGCCAAATACGGAATACCGCACGACGTACTGGACGACTACAACACCGGTAAAATCAAACGAGTATTCGAATTCAAAGAGGAAAAACAGATCGTACACGGATTGGAAGATCTTCACTCGGAATGCGTTACGTTAACGAAACAGGACGTGTTCCTCGTCGCGTATAAAGTCGCCGATAAACTCGGTAAAGACGTCACGTTGAACCGAGAGTGGTACGACACGTTGATACAAGGCTGGCCGAAACTCGCCGACATCATAGAGGACGAAGAAGACGAAAACGACGAATTCACGATGACCGAAGAGGACGATTTGCCGTCGACGCCGGTGAAGAAAACCGTCAAGAAAGAGGAGGCCGACGGCGATGACGATGCGGATAAGAAGGATGCCTCGGCGACATCGCACGTCGGTAAAGGAAAGCTAGTCGATAGTAAGGGGAAGAAAGTCGAACCGAAATCGAGCGCCAAAAAACAGCAGAAAGAAGAAAATAGCGGCGATAAAAAAGAGGCGGATAAGGATGAGACGAAGGATGTTTCGTTGGAAGGTCGGAATGAGAAGGAGGTAAAAGACGGCGGCGGCGATAAGGAGGTGAAGGATAGCGAGGAAAGCGTGGTCGGCGATGGTAAAGAAGGTGAAGATGAAAACAAAGTGGTGAAAGTAGAAGAAACCGAGGAAGGAAATTCTGAAGAAAATG TCGCGAACGAAAAAGAAACTGATTCCACCGCTGCCgatgctgatgctgctgctgctgctgcagctgcagGTGCGAATGAAAAACAAGATGAAAGTATGGAAGTGGAAGAAGAATTTTCGAATGATGAATTCTTGAAGTCTCTACCGGAGCCACCACCTCCAGAGGAAGAGGAAGAGGAAGAGGAAGAGACTACGACTACTATTCCTATGTATTACGAGCTGCCTGTACCAGAGGCACCCG TTGTGGCGAGAGCCTCGTGGACGAACGTCGACGTCGCTCAGGCTCTGAAACTCGTCGACGCCGGCATGACGATGAAAAATGCCGCCGCACAATTCCACATTCCGTTAGCGACGCTTCACGATCGACATTCCCAACGTCTGCGCGCCGGACTCACCAAAGCGGAAGAGGTGACCATCGTCAAATCAATCGAAAGGCTTTATCAAGAACTCAAACGAAAG GTTAGTTTGGCCGAAGTGTTGTATTTGTCTAAAGAGTTGGCGGCGAAATTCGGCAAGAAAGATCAGTTGAATATTCAGTGGTTCACGGTATTTGCAAAGAAATATCCGCAACTGAAGCCACTCGTTCGTAAAGACCGTAGCAAAGAGAAAACGGCTGAAAGCGTTCAAACTAAGGCAGCCGGTGAAACGGATGAGATGAGTCTTAGTCCTTCAG TGCGTAACTTAAGTGGAGCTGATCGTCTGACGGTTGCTATCGACGCCGTACGCAGCGGACAGATGAATCTGGGCGAAGCGGCGCGTTATTACGGCGTGGCGCGTACGTCTCTACAGGATGGCGTCGGTAAATCGACCCACACTCCGACCACCAGCCACGCGGCCATTAAAACTCTATACAAGAAAATCGACGACGTCTTCAACAAAACGGAAGAGGAAATATTCGTGAAAGCCCTCGGCGGAATCAGCGGACTCGATCGTAAACTGCGTTATGCCGAGGTGTGCGACATCGCGCAGACTCTCGCGCTGGCGTTGCGCCGCGAGTTAACGCCGCCCGAGAAGTGGTTAGCCGGATTGTTGGCGCGGTGGCCGGAGATGAAAGACATCGTCGACACGGACGTTTTAAACGTCGGTTTCGTCGCGACCGACTGTATCCCGATACAGATGATCGCCGACAGCATCGCCGAGGATATACGTAATTATCATCGTATGGTCGAAGAGGCGAAGCTGGAACTGGCGGCGACGACGTCGACGATGATGGGAGAGAAAGCGACGGCGAAAAAACCGGCATTGTTGAGAACGGCTGCGACTAGTGCATTGAAGAAAG GTTTCACACAGAAGGAAGAATATGAATTCGTAATCGCTCTTCAAGAACTCGATCAGAACGATCAGCTGGTCACGTTGAACACGGTAATGACCGCCGCGCTCGGATTGGCCCGTTCCCTGAAACGAGACAAAACGTTCATCAATCAAAAATGGCTGCTCGACTTCGCCAAACGTTGGCCGTCGATTCAAGAGATGGTTTTCAAGAGTCAGGATAAATTACAAGCGCAGAAGAAAGGCAACGAAGACGAGACGGtcccgcagcagcagcagcaggaaaCCGCCGAGATGGTCTCCATCCCGACGACGTCGAGCGCCGGCGAACAGGTAACGATAATCGACGCGAGCGGAAACGAGGTTCCCGTTATAACGACCGAGCAGACGATCGTCGAACAACAGCCGCAAATTCTGCATCAAGTCCTCGAAAATCAGGAGATACCGACGACGATCGTGACGTCGGAACAGCAGATCATCAATTTACAACCCGGCGACGACGGTCAACAACTCGTTCAACAATCGGCCGACGGCAATTTCGCCGACTTTGAAGGAATGCAGGTCGTGATGACGACGAGCGGCGACGCAGCGATGACGTCGGCCGACGGCGGCGACGTGACAACGCAAACGATCTACGTGTCGGCCGACTCGCTGTCGATGCTCGGTCAGGACGTCGACATCTCGCAGGCGATCACCGAGGGACAGATGCTCAGCGACGGTCAGATTCTTCTCACCGGTCAAGACGCCGACGGAAACCCGATCATACTGACGACGTCTGCCGCTGCGTTAGAGGGCGCCGGCGAGGTCGCCGTCAAGATGGAGTAA
- the LOC141912941 gene encoding uncharacterized protein LOC141912941 has protein sequence MDALRTPVLISRLVLTALSFQVGFIYAAKVSFLAEVKGNVDQSGVEGIVNSLKNKCSDCEISEMHVSDMKVLRITGPESIGKDLGKDKQIFDVEVEHNYLPAGCTTQNNAPWGLERTSERELDIDGDYTYSDTDLGQGVDIYILDSGIRSTHREFKPLTGPPTSRVQWGLDLYDYLEAETDVFGHGTSVASVALGRDLGLAKQANGIAVRVTNEVGIGTTSSLVEGIGWVVDEHNSKVDPKSIINMSLVGPRSRIIGKAVEKAIDAGVLVVSSAGNNQDKACSYSPANAKGGITVGCTLINDTFCDFSNFGRCVTILAPGFDIEAAFIRSDNDEILTSGTSFSSPHVAGILAKYIGSQPGPVSQSAAIQWLEDNATMDEISSVPKQTPNALAFIDC, from the exons ATGGACGCTCTTCGAACACCAGTGTTGATATCGCGGCTCGTTTTGACGGCACTTTCTTTTCAAG TTGGATTTATCTATGCTGcgaaagttagttttcttgctGAAGTAAAAGGAAATGTTGATCAGAGCGGAG TTGAGGGAATTGTAAACTCGTTGAAGAATAAATGTAGCGATTGCGAAATATCCGAAATGCACGTGTCTGATATGAAAGTGCTAAGAATAACTGGACCCGAATC GATTGGTAAAGACCTCGGTAAAGACAaacaaattttcgatgttgaaGTTGAACACAATTACCTGCCAGCTGGATGTACAACCCAGAACAACGCTCCTTGG GGGCTGGAAAGAACGTCCGAACGTGAACTAGACATTGATGGAGATTACACATATTCTGATA CCGATCTCGGGCAAGGAGTTGACATCTATATACTGGACTC CGGAATACGATCGACTCACAGAGAATTCAAACCTTTGACGGGACCGCCGACAAGCAGGGTCCAATGG GGACTTGATCTCTACGATTACCTGGAAGCGGAAACGGATGTGTTCGGACATGGGACCTCTGTTGCAA GTGTTGCTTTGGGTAGAGATTTGGGTCTAGCCAAACAAGCGAACGGAATTGCCGTGCGAGTGACTAATGAAGTAGGTATAGGTACAACGTCATCATTGGTAGAAGGGATTGGCTGGGTCGTAGATGAACACAATTCGAAAGTTGATCCCAAATCGATAATCAA cATGTCGTTAGTCGGACCACGGTCGAGAATAATAGGAAAAGCTGTTGAGAAAGCTATAGACGCCGGGGTGCTGGTCGTCTCATCGGCTGGAAATAATCAGGATAAGGCCTGCTCCTATTCACCCGCGAATGCGAAAGGAGG aaTTACAGTCGGCTGTACGTTAATCAATGATACTTTCTGCGATTTCTCGAATTTTGGTCGATGTGTTACGATTCTGGCGCCAGGATTCGATATCGAAGCGGCATTTATTCGTTCCGACAACGATGAAATATTGACATCCG GTACGTCATTTTCATCACCTCATGTT GCAGGAATCCTAGCGAAATACATCGGTTCACAACCTGGACCAGTCAGTCAAAGTGCGGCTATACAGTGGCTCGAGGATAA TGCGACGATGGATGAAATTTCGTCGGTGCCGAAGCAGACCCCAAACGCTTTGGCATTCATCGATTGCTGA